In the genome of Pseudomonas sp. P5_109, one region contains:
- a CDS encoding polyamine ABC transporter substrate-binding protein, whose amino-acid sequence MAPMFKLCLPALLFAVAVSAQAEDKVVNLYSWADYVAPETLQRFEQETGIHVRYDTFDAPEVLETKLLTGGSGYDVVVPSSSVLARGLAAGALKAIPHEGLKGYANLDPDLLEKMAAVDPGNRYGVPYTWGTLGLGMNVEAVRKRLPNVPLNSLDLLFKPEYASKLKDCGIAVIDSPQEVIGLALHYLGKDPYSTDKQDLDAAQALLHQLQPSVLYVASGRQINDLANGSLCLALTYNGDASMAADQARKANKPYEIAYRIPREGTIVWQDNLAIPKDAPHPEAARQFIEFMLRPESVAALTNTLFFATANQAATPLVDEAVRTDPDIYPPAEVRGRLYADRSMSLKDMRQRTRLWTTFRSRQ is encoded by the coding sequence ATGGCTCCCATGTTCAAGCTGTGTTTACCCGCGCTGTTGTTCGCCGTCGCCGTTTCGGCCCAGGCCGAAGACAAGGTGGTCAATCTGTACAGTTGGGCCGATTACGTCGCCCCCGAAACCCTGCAACGGTTCGAGCAGGAAACCGGCATCCATGTGCGCTACGACACCTTTGATGCGCCGGAGGTACTCGAAACCAAGCTGCTCACCGGGGGCAGTGGGTACGATGTGGTTGTCCCGTCGTCCAGTGTCCTGGCTCGCGGCCTGGCGGCAGGTGCGCTCAAGGCCATTCCTCATGAAGGCCTGAAGGGCTACGCCAATCTTGATCCCGACCTGCTGGAGAAAATGGCCGCGGTCGACCCCGGTAATCGTTATGGCGTGCCCTATACCTGGGGCACTCTGGGGCTTGGGATGAATGTCGAGGCGGTGCGTAAACGCTTGCCGAATGTACCGCTCAACAGCCTGGACCTGCTGTTCAAGCCCGAATACGCCAGCAAGCTGAAGGACTGTGGCATCGCGGTCATTGACTCACCGCAGGAGGTAATCGGCCTGGCATTGCATTATCTGGGCAAGGATCCGTACAGCACCGACAAGCAAGATCTCGATGCGGCTCAAGCGTTATTGCATCAATTGCAGCCTTCAGTGCTTTATGTCGCCAGTGGGCGGCAGATCAACGATCTGGCCAATGGCAGCCTCTGCCTTGCATTGACTTACAACGGTGACGCCAGCATGGCGGCCGATCAGGCGCGCAAGGCCAACAAACCCTATGAAATCGCCTACCGGATTCCCAGGGAAGGCACCATCGTGTGGCAAGACAATCTGGCGATCCCCAAGGACGCGCCACACCCCGAGGCCGCCCGCCAGTTCATCGAATTCATGCTGCGCCCCGAGTCCGTTGCGGCGCTGACCAACACGCTGTTTTTTGCCACCGCCAACCAGGCTGCCACGCCGCTGGTGGATGAAGCCGTGCGCACCGACCCGGACATTTACCCGCCCGCCGAGGTACGTGGCCGGCTGTACGCCGACCGCAGCATGAGCCTCAAGGACATGCGCCAGCGCACCCGCTTGTGGACCACTTTCCGTAGCCGCCAATAA
- the speB gene encoding agmatinase: protein MDVPVQNDQALTRDSLYGTAAESTYGGITSFMRRRYSRDLRGVDVAVSGVPFDTATSNRPGARFGPRGIRAASTGIAWERHWPWTFDPFDHLAVIDYGDCDFDFGSPQSTPEMIEAHAEHILNAGTAMLTFGGDHFITYPLLKAHARKHGALSLIHFDAHSDTWPDEEGKRIDHGTMFWHAAKEGLVDPSRSVQIGLRTTNDDHQGFQVLDARQVHRRGCEAIVEAIRARVGDNPVYLTFDIDCLDPAFAPGTGTPVCGGLSTVQALEILGGLRGINLVGMDVVEVAPAYDSAEITSLAAATLAMEMLCLYAAKHKVDK, encoded by the coding sequence ATGGACGTCCCTGTGCAGAACGATCAAGCCCTTACCCGTGACAGCCTTTACGGCACGGCCGCCGAAAGTACCTACGGCGGCATCACCAGCTTCATGCGTCGGCGCTACAGCCGCGACTTGCGCGGGGTCGACGTGGCCGTCAGCGGCGTGCCGTTCGATACGGCAACCAGCAATCGTCCCGGTGCGCGTTTCGGGCCACGGGGCATTCGTGCGGCGTCCACCGGCATTGCCTGGGAGCGGCATTGGCCATGGACCTTCGACCCATTCGACCATCTGGCGGTGATTGATTACGGCGATTGCGACTTTGATTTCGGCTCGCCGCAATCGACGCCCGAGATGATTGAGGCCCACGCCGAGCACATCCTCAATGCCGGTACGGCGATGCTGACCTTTGGTGGCGACCACTTCATCACCTATCCGTTGCTCAAGGCCCATGCGCGCAAGCACGGTGCGTTGTCGCTGATTCACTTCGACGCCCACAGCGACACCTGGCCGGACGAAGAGGGCAAGCGCATCGACCACGGCACCATGTTCTGGCACGCGGCCAAGGAAGGGCTGGTCGACCCGTCGCGGTCGGTGCAAATCGGTTTGCGCACCACCAATGACGATCACCAGGGCTTTCAAGTACTCGACGCGCGGCAAGTGCATCGCCGTGGCTGCGAAGCGATAGTCGAGGCGATTCGCGCACGGGTCGGCGACAACCCGGTGTACCTGACATTCGACATCGACTGCCTCGATCCGGCGTTCGCGCCAGGCACCGGAACACCCGTGTGCGGTGGCTTGAGCACGGTGCAGGCGCTGGAGATTCTCGGTGGTCTGCGCGGGATCAACCTGGTGGGCATGGACGTGGTGGAAGTGGCCCCGGCCTATGACAGCGCAGAGATCACCTCACTGGCGGCGGCGACACTGGCGATGGAAATGCTGTGTCTGTATGCGGCCAAACACAAGGTCGATAAGTAA
- a CDS encoding aldo/keto reductase, translating into MHYKVFGRKTGLRVSELALGAGNFGTGWGHGAERDEAKRIFDGYLEAGGNFIDTANGYQGGQSEAMLSEFIAAERDRLVIATKYTLGTTPADGISHTGNSRKNMVRAVEESLKRLKTDHIDLFWAHMSDGVTPMEEILRGFDDLVSAGKIHYAGLSNFPAWRIARADLLAEVRGFAPIAAIQIEYSLAERTAEREQLPMAEALGLAATLWSPLGGGFLTGKYRNSEGDNRANKLGVLIHAEKSARETALLDTLIDVAVALEVSPTHVAIAWLREKAKRSTTALIPILGSRTREQLDATLGALDVQMSAEQLARLDGVSDVAKGVPHESISGSIARFSGGQILDLPIVPVA; encoded by the coding sequence ATGCATTACAAAGTTTTCGGTCGTAAAACCGGCTTGCGTGTTTCCGAACTGGCGTTGGGCGCCGGTAATTTCGGCACCGGTTGGGGGCATGGCGCCGAGCGTGACGAAGCCAAGCGCATTTTTGATGGCTACCTGGAAGCCGGCGGCAACTTCATCGATACCGCCAATGGCTATCAGGGCGGGCAGTCCGAGGCCATGCTCAGCGAATTCATCGCCGCAGAACGGGATCGCCTGGTCATCGCCACCAAGTACACCTTGGGGACTACACCGGCAGACGGCATTTCCCACACTGGCAACAGCCGCAAGAACATGGTGCGCGCCGTCGAAGAAAGCCTGAAACGGCTGAAGACTGATCATATAGACCTGTTCTGGGCTCACATGAGCGACGGCGTGACGCCCATGGAAGAGATCCTGCGCGGCTTCGACGATCTGGTCAGTGCCGGCAAGATTCATTACGCCGGGCTGTCGAACTTCCCCGCGTGGCGCATCGCCCGCGCCGACCTTTTGGCCGAGGTACGTGGTTTTGCGCCGATTGCCGCGATCCAGATCGAGTACAGCCTCGCCGAACGCACCGCCGAGCGCGAACAACTGCCGATGGCCGAAGCCCTGGGCCTGGCCGCGACCTTATGGTCGCCCCTGGGTGGCGGCTTCCTGACCGGCAAATACCGCAACAGTGAAGGCGACAACCGCGCGAACAAACTCGGCGTGCTGATCCACGCTGAAAAAAGCGCCCGCGAAACCGCCCTGCTCGACACCTTGATCGACGTCGCCGTCGCTCTCGAAGTCAGCCCGACCCACGTGGCCATTGCCTGGCTGCGGGAAAAGGCCAAGCGCTCGACCACGGCGCTGATCCCGATCCTCGGTTCCCGTACCCGTGAACAGCTGGACGCCACATTGGGCGCGCTGGATGTGCAGATGAGTGCTGAGCAGTTGGCGCGACTGGATGGCGTCAGTGACGTGGCCAAAGGTGTGCCGCACGAATCCATCAGTGGATCAATCGCACGCTTCAGCGGTGGTCAGATCCTCGACTTGCCAATCGTCCCAGTGGCCTGA
- the zapE gene encoding cell division protein ZapE gives MTIESPLSAWQHAIEQKGFVQDEAQEHAVWALQKCHEALHEGRSPISGVYLWGPVGRGKTWLMDQFYQSLRVPARRQHFHHFMGWVHQRSFQLTGTADPLKALARELAEEVRVLCFDELFVNDIGDAIILGRLFQVMFEQGVVVVCTSNLPPDQLYADGFNRDRFLPAITAIKQHMQVIAVDGGEDHRLHPGVGSQRYWVAEPGEPGALDQVFQGLSVGQSVSSEPIQVGYRSLDVVKASPTVLWARYAALCEQPFAAMDFIALCDTYSAILLSDVPNLSAQKRAGRIARGTEDGIERVEAGDRELPQLSVHDDGVRRFIALVDECYDRKVPLYLEAQVPMASLYTEGYLEFPFRRTLSRLQEMQLQRFAEV, from the coding sequence ATGACTATCGAATCCCCCCTAAGCGCCTGGCAGCACGCCATCGAACAAAAGGGCTTCGTCCAGGACGAGGCCCAGGAACATGCCGTGTGGGCGCTGCAAAAATGCCACGAAGCACTGCACGAAGGCCGCTCGCCAATTTCCGGCGTGTACCTGTGGGGGCCGGTGGGGCGGGGTAAAACCTGGTTGATGGACCAGTTCTACCAAAGCCTGCGCGTACCGGCGCGGCGCCAGCACTTTCACCATTTCATGGGCTGGGTGCACCAGCGCTCGTTTCAACTGACCGGCACCGCCGATCCGCTCAAGGCGTTGGCCCGTGAATTGGCCGAAGAAGTGCGCGTCCTGTGTTTCGACGAGCTGTTCGTCAATGACATCGGCGACGCGATCATTCTCGGGCGCCTGTTCCAGGTGATGTTCGAACAGGGCGTGGTGGTGGTCTGCACGTCCAATCTGCCGCCGGACCAGCTGTACGCCGATGGTTTCAATCGCGACCGTTTCCTCCCCGCTATCACGGCGATCAAGCAACATATGCAAGTTATTGCGGTGGATGGCGGGGAAGACCATCGCTTGCACCCGGGCGTCGGTTCGCAGCGCTACTGGGTGGCCGAGCCCGGTGAGCCCGGCGCGCTGGATCAAGTGTTCCAGGGGTTGAGCGTCGGCCAGTCAGTGTCGAGCGAGCCGATCCAGGTCGGTTACCGCTCGCTCGACGTGGTCAAGGCCAGCCCGACAGTGCTCTGGGCCCGCTACGCCGCGCTGTGTGAGCAACCGTTCGCAGCCATGGATTTCATCGCCCTGTGCGATACCTACAGCGCTATTCTGTTGAGTGATGTCCCCAACCTCAGTGCGCAGAAGCGCGCCGGGCGCATTGCCCGTGGCACCGAAGACGGCATCGAGCGGGTGGAGGCGGGGGATCGCGAATTGCCGCAGTTGTCGGTGCATGACGACGGTGTGCGACGCTTCATTGCCCTGGTGGATGAGTGCTATGACCGCAAGGTGCCGCTGTACCTTGAAGCGCAAGTGCCAATGGCGTCGCTGTACACCGAGGGTTACCTGGAGTTCCCGTTCCGTCGCACCCTCAGTCGATTGCAGGAAATGCAGTTGCAACGGTTTGCCGAAGTTTGA
- a CDS encoding acyl-CoA dehydrogenase yields the protein MIPNDDQQQIRDMARDFAQERLKPFAAEWDREHRFPKEAIGEMAGLGFFGMLVPEQWGGCDTGYLAYAMALEEIAAGDGACSTIMSVHNSVGCVPILNYGNDDQKERFLKPLASGAMLGAFALTEPQAGSDASGLKTRARLEGDHYVLNGCKQFITSGQNAGVVIVFAVTDPNAGKRGISAFIVPTDSPGYKVARVEDKLGQHASDTCQILFEDVKVPVANRLGEEGEGYKIALANLEGGRVGIASQSVGMARAAFEAARDYARERESFGKPIIEHQAVAFRLADMATQIAVARQMVHYAAALRDSGQPALVEASMAKLFASEMAEKVCSSALQTLGGYGYLNDFPLERIYRDVRVCQIYEGTSDIQRMVISRNL from the coding sequence ATGATCCCCAATGACGACCAACAACAGATCCGCGACATGGCCCGGGACTTTGCCCAGGAACGGCTGAAGCCGTTTGCCGCCGAATGGGATCGCGAGCACCGTTTTCCCAAGGAAGCCATCGGCGAGATGGCCGGGCTGGGCTTCTTCGGCATGCTGGTGCCGGAGCAGTGGGGCGGATGCGACACCGGTTACCTGGCCTATGCCATGGCCCTGGAAGAAATCGCCGCTGGCGATGGCGCCTGCTCGACCATCATGAGCGTGCATAACTCCGTGGGCTGTGTGCCGATCCTCAACTACGGCAATGACGACCAGAAAGAGCGCTTCCTCAAGCCTTTGGCCAGCGGTGCGATGCTCGGCGCCTTTGCGCTGACCGAGCCCCAGGCCGGTTCCGACGCCAGCGGCCTGAAAACCCGTGCGCGCCTGGAAGGTGATCACTACGTACTCAATGGCTGCAAGCAATTCATCACTTCCGGGCAGAACGCCGGGGTGGTGATCGTGTTTGCGGTGACCGATCCGAACGCCGGCAAGCGTGGCATCAGCGCGTTCATCGTGCCCACCGACTCGCCGGGCTACAAAGTCGCCCGGGTCGAAGACAAGCTCGGTCAGCATGCATCCGACACCTGCCAGATCCTTTTCGAAGACGTGAAGGTCCCGGTGGCGAACCGCCTGGGTGAAGAGGGCGAAGGCTACAAAATTGCCCTGGCCAACCTTGAAGGCGGCCGCGTCGGCATCGCTTCGCAATCGGTGGGCATGGCCCGCGCCGCCTTCGAAGCGGCTCGCGACTATGCGCGGGAACGCGAAAGCTTCGGCAAACCTATCATCGAACATCAGGCCGTAGCCTTCCGCCTGGCGGACATGGCGACCCAGATCGCCGTGGCGCGGCAAATGGTGCACTACGCTGCCGCCCTGCGTGACAGTGGCCAGCCGGCCCTGGTCGAGGCCTCGATGGCCAAACTGTTCGCCTCGGAAATGGCCGAGAAGGTATGCTCCTCGGCGCTGCAAACCCTCGGTGGCTACGGTTATCTCAACGACTTCCCGCTGGAGCGCATCTACCGCGACGTGCGGGTCTGCCAGATCTACGAAGGCACCAGCGATATTCAGCGCATGGTCATTTCGCGCAATCTATAA
- a CDS encoding DinB family protein, with protein sequence MNQPLSHHLLTMAYQNAWANHRLAKAWRQLTAQELSAPRVSFFPGIRVTLNHILTCDWFYVDALEREMRGDDPHPNYQVFFKEDEPCLLAIDLVSEQAQVDRRLIAYCEQLRDASLGKIVTIARDTPQYDSRLRLLSHLFEHQIHHRGQVHAMLSGTSVKPPQLDEFFCAGESHLRAEDFAELGWTEALIWGA encoded by the coding sequence ATGAATCAGCCCTTGTCCCACCATTTGCTGACCATGGCCTACCAGAACGCCTGGGCCAATCACCGATTGGCCAAGGCCTGGAGACAATTGACCGCGCAGGAACTGAGCGCACCCCGGGTCAGTTTTTTCCCCGGCATCCGCGTCACCCTCAACCACATCCTCACCTGCGACTGGTTTTATGTGGATGCACTGGAGCGCGAAATGCGCGGCGACGATCCGCATCCCAATTACCAGGTCTTTTTCAAGGAAGACGAACCCTGCTTGCTCGCGATCGACCTCGTTAGCGAGCAGGCCCAGGTCGACCGTCGGTTGATCGCCTATTGCGAGCAACTGCGCGATGCCAGTCTCGGCAAAATCGTCACCATCGCCCGCGACACGCCGCAGTACGACAGCCGTTTGCGCCTTCTGTCCCACTTGTTCGAACACCAGATCCATCATCGCGGCCAGGTTCACGCCATGCTCAGCGGCACTTCGGTCAAGCCACCGCAACTCGACGAGTTTTTCTGCGCCGGTGAATCGCACTTGCGGGCCGAGGATTTTGCCGAACTGGGATGGACGGAAGCCCTGATCTGGGGCGCTTGA
- a CDS encoding enoyl-CoA hydratase/isomerase family protein, with protein MTAQVFSPGTQSMDAMQNEVLAEVRNHIGHLTLNRPAGLNALTLDMVRNLHRQLDAWAQDSQVHAVVLRGAGEKAFCAGGDIRSLHDSFKSGDTLHEDFFVEEYALDLAIHHYRKPVLALMDGFVLGGGMGLVQGADLRVVTEKSRLAMPEVGIGYFPDVGGSYFLPRIPGELGIYLGVSGVQIRAADALYCGLADWYLESDKLGTLDEHLDQLEWHDTPLKDLQGLLAKFAVQQLPDAPLATLRPAIDHFFAQPDVPSIVEQLRQVTVADSHAWAVSTADLLQTRSPLAMAVTLEMLRRGRELPLEQCFALELHLDRQWFERGDLIEGVRALLIDKDKTPRWNPPTLEALDAEHVASFFSGFDRSES; from the coding sequence ATGACTGCTCAGGTGTTTTCTCCGGGGACTCAGTCCATGGATGCCATGCAAAACGAAGTGCTGGCCGAAGTGCGCAACCACATTGGTCATCTGACCCTCAACCGCCCCGCCGGTCTCAATGCCCTCACCCTCGACATGGTGCGCAACCTGCACCGCCAGCTCGATGCCTGGGCTCAGGATTCGCAAGTGCATGCCGTAGTCCTGCGTGGCGCCGGGGAAAAAGCCTTCTGCGCCGGCGGCGACATTCGCTCGCTGCATGACAGCTTCAAAAGCGGCGACACCTTGCACGAAGATTTCTTCGTCGAGGAATACGCCCTCGATCTCGCGATCCACCATTACCGCAAACCGGTGCTGGCCCTGATGGACGGTTTTGTCCTCGGCGGCGGCATGGGCCTGGTGCAGGGCGCGGACCTGCGCGTGGTTACCGAGAAAAGCCGCCTGGCCATGCCGGAAGTCGGCATCGGCTACTTCCCGGACGTCGGCGGCAGTTACTTCCTGCCGCGCATCCCCGGTGAACTGGGGATTTACCTCGGCGTCAGCGGCGTACAGATTCGCGCCGCCGATGCTCTGTATTGCGGCTTGGCCGACTGGTACCTGGAAAGCGACAAACTGGGGACGCTGGACGAACATCTCGACCAGCTCGAATGGCACGACACGCCGCTCAAGGACCTGCAAGGCCTGCTGGCGAAATTCGCCGTGCAGCAACTGCCCGACGCGCCACTGGCGACTTTGCGCCCGGCTATCGACCACTTCTTCGCCCAACCCGATGTGCCGAGTATTGTGGAGCAACTGCGTCAGGTTACGGTCGCCGACAGCCATGCGTGGGCCGTCAGCACCGCCGACCTGCTGCAAACCCGCTCGCCGCTGGCCATGGCCGTAACCCTGGAAATGCTCCGTCGCGGACGCGAGCTGCCGCTTGAGCAATGCTTCGCCCTGGAGCTGCATCTGGACCGCCAGTGGTTCGAACGCGGCGACCTGATCGAAGGCGTGCGCGCCTTGCTGATCGACAAAGACAAAACACCACGCTGGAACCCGCCTACCCTCGAGGCGCTTGACGCCGAACACGTGGCGAGCTTCTTCAGCGGGTTTGACCGGAGCGAGAGCTGA
- a CDS encoding GNAT family N-acetyltransferase, giving the protein MDSAEILVLQASYTNPVHAEAICLVLNHYAEDPMGGGQSLPAAVLEQLPAELARRPHAFSVLAFVGGEPAGLVNCFEGFSTFACRPLVNVHDVSVVKKFRGLGLSQKMLQKVEDIARQRGCCKLTLEVLEGNAVAQGSYEKAGFAAGMFDPVHGRMLFWTKSL; this is encoded by the coding sequence ATGGACTCCGCAGAAATTCTTGTGCTTCAGGCCAGTTACACCAATCCGGTGCATGCCGAGGCTATTTGTCTGGTGTTGAACCACTACGCCGAGGACCCGATGGGAGGCGGGCAGTCGTTGCCGGCCGCTGTACTGGAGCAACTTCCGGCAGAGCTTGCCCGGCGTCCCCACGCCTTCAGTGTGCTGGCCTTTGTCGGCGGCGAACCGGCCGGGCTGGTCAATTGCTTCGAGGGATTTTCCACTTTTGCCTGCCGGCCGTTGGTCAATGTGCACGACGTGTCGGTGGTGAAAAAATTTCGCGGCCTGGGTTTGAGCCAGAAGATGCTGCAAAAGGTCGAGGACATCGCCCGTCAGCGCGGTTGCTGCAAGCTCACCCTGGAAGTGCTGGAAGGCAACGCCGTGGCGCAGGGCTCCTATGAAAAAGCCGGTTTCGCCGCCGGCATGTTCGACCCGGTCCATGGGCGAATGCTGTTTTGGACCAAGAGCCTCTAG
- a CDS encoding LysR family transcriptional regulator: protein MLGQLHDLDLQLLRLFVSVVECGGFSAAQGELGLSQSSISQQMAKLETRLGYRLCSRGKGGFKITAKGEQLLNATRTLFQSIEAFRHQSNGVAGRLIGEVRLGLSEALDQSVLQRVAEAIRRFRERDESVRIELISAMPGEMERLLLQQRLDLAIGYFSQVQSAFDYRELFIETQHLYCAPGHPLFNNRSPDDQALQACDRVDHPYRFLRSDEPFQGKLCSARSEQVEGTLAFILSGKHVGYLPNHFARTWENQGLLRSVRRSDMSFDVAFHLARHRAQVAGDAQKAFEEDLLAAFA from the coding sequence ATGCTCGGCCAACTCCACGATCTGGATCTGCAATTGCTGCGTCTGTTTGTCAGCGTGGTGGAGTGCGGCGGTTTCAGCGCCGCCCAGGGCGAACTGGGCTTGAGCCAGTCGAGCATCAGCCAGCAAATGGCCAAACTGGAAACCCGTCTGGGCTATCGCTTGTGCAGTCGCGGAAAGGGCGGATTCAAGATCACCGCCAAGGGCGAACAACTGCTCAACGCCACGCGCACCCTGTTCCAATCCATCGAAGCCTTCCGCCATCAATCCAACGGCGTGGCCGGGCGTTTGATCGGCGAGGTACGTCTGGGGCTGTCCGAAGCCCTCGATCAATCGGTGCTGCAACGGGTGGCCGAGGCGATCCGGCGCTTTCGTGAGCGGGACGAGTCCGTGCGTATCGAACTGATCAGCGCCATGCCCGGTGAAATGGAACGCTTGCTGCTGCAACAGCGGCTGGACCTGGCCATCGGCTATTTCTCACAAGTGCAAAGCGCGTTCGACTACCGTGAACTGTTCATTGAAACCCAGCATCTGTATTGCGCCCCCGGCCATCCGCTGTTCAACAACAGGTCCCCGGACGATCAGGCTCTGCAGGCCTGCGACCGGGTCGACCACCCCTACCGTTTTCTGCGCAGTGACGAGCCCTTTCAGGGAAAGCTGTGTTCGGCCCGTTCGGAACAGGTCGAAGGCACCCTCGCCTTCATCCTGTCCGGCAAACATGTCGGTTATCTGCCCAACCACTTTGCCCGCACCTGGGAAAACCAAGGCTTGCTCCGCTCCGTGCGGCGCAGCGACATGAGTTTCGATGTCGCGTTTCACCTGGCCCGGCACCGGGCGCAGGTGGCCGGTGATGCGCAGAAGGCCTTCGAAGAGGACCTGCTCGCGGCGTTTGCCTGA
- a CDS encoding acyl-CoA dehydrogenase family protein yields MHDIELSEEQVMIRDMARDFARGEIAPHAQAWEKAGWIDDGLVAKMGELGLLGMVVPEEWGGTYVDYVAYALAVEEISAGDGATGAFMSIHNSVGCGPVLNYGSEEQKQTWLADLASGQAIGCFCLTEPQAGSEAHNLRTRAELRDGQWVINGAKQFVSNGKRAKLAIVFAVTDPDLGKRGISAFLVPTDTAGFIVDRTEHKMGIRASDTCAVTLNNCTIPEANLLGERGKGLAIALSNLEGGRIGIAAQALGIARAAFEAALAYSRDRVQFGKTINEHQSIANLLADMHMQLNAARLLILHAARLRTAGKPCLSEASQAKLFASEMAEKVCSSAIQIHGGYGYLEDYPVEKYYRDARITQIYEGSSEIQRMVIARELKNYLV; encoded by the coding sequence ATGCACGATATCGAATTGAGCGAAGAGCAAGTCATGATCCGCGACATGGCCCGGGATTTTGCCCGTGGCGAAATCGCGCCCCATGCCCAGGCCTGGGAAAAGGCCGGCTGGATCGACGACGGCCTGGTGGCGAAGATGGGTGAGCTGGGCCTGCTCGGCATGGTGGTCCCCGAAGAATGGGGCGGCACCTATGTCGACTACGTGGCCTACGCCCTGGCCGTGGAAGAAATCTCCGCCGGCGACGGCGCTACCGGCGCCTTCATGAGCATCCACAACTCAGTGGGTTGCGGGCCGGTGCTCAACTACGGCAGCGAAGAACAGAAACAGACCTGGCTGGCGGACCTGGCCAGCGGCCAGGCCATCGGCTGCTTCTGCCTGACCGAACCCCAGGCCGGTTCCGAGGCGCACAACCTGCGCACGCGCGCCGAACTGCGCGACGGCCAGTGGGTGATCAACGGCGCCAAGCAATTCGTCAGCAACGGCAAGCGGGCCAAGCTGGCGATCGTGTTTGCCGTGACCGATCCGGACCTGGGCAAGCGTGGCATCTCAGCGTTCCTGGTACCGACCGACACCGCTGGTTTTATCGTCGATCGCACCGAACACAAGATGGGCATCCGCGCTTCCGATACCTGCGCCGTCACCCTGAACAACTGCACCATCCCCGAAGCCAACCTGCTGGGTGAGCGCGGCAAGGGCCTGGCCATCGCCCTGTCCAACCTCGAAGGCGGTCGCATCGGCATCGCCGCCCAGGCGCTGGGCATCGCCCGCGCGGCGTTCGAAGCGGCGTTGGCCTACTCCCGTGATCGGGTGCAATTTGGCAAGACGATCAATGAACACCAGAGCATCGCCAACCTGCTGGCCGACATGCACATGCAGTTGAACGCCGCACGGTTGCTGATCCTGCACGCCGCGCGCCTGCGCACGGCGGGCAAACCCTGCCTGTCGGAGGCCTCACAAGCCAAGCTGTTTGCATCGGAAATGGCGGAAAAGGTCTGCTCGTCGGCCATTCAGATTCATGGCGGCTACGGCTACCTGGAAGACTATCCGGTGGAGAAGTACTACCGGGATGCGCGGATCACGCAGATCTACGAAGGGTCGAGTGAGATTCAGCGGATGGTGATTGCCCGCGAACTGAAGAACTATCTGGTTTAA
- a CDS encoding enoyl-CoA hydratase encodes MSYETILLETHGRVGLITLNRPQALNALNAQIVSELNQALDGFEADSNIGCIVLTGSKKAFAAGADIKEMAELTYPQIYIDDLFSDSDRVANRRKPIIAAVNGFALGGGCELALMCDFILAGDNAKFGQPEINLGVLPGMGGTQRLTRAVGKAKAMEMCLSGRLIDAVEAERCGIVARIVPSDELLDEALKVAALIAKKSLPIAMMVKESVNRAFEVSLAEGVRFERRVFHAAFATQDQKEGMAAFIAKREAEFQGK; translated from the coding sequence GTGAGCTATGAAACGATTTTGCTGGAAACCCACGGCCGCGTTGGCCTGATCACCCTCAACCGTCCGCAGGCGCTGAACGCGTTGAACGCGCAGATCGTCAGCGAACTGAACCAGGCCCTTGATGGTTTCGAGGCAGACTCCAACATTGGTTGCATCGTCCTGACCGGTTCGAAAAAAGCCTTCGCCGCCGGTGCCGACATCAAGGAAATGGCCGAGCTGACCTATCCGCAGATCTACATCGACGATCTGTTCAGCGACAGCGATCGCGTGGCCAATCGCCGCAAGCCGATCATCGCGGCGGTCAACGGTTTTGCCCTGGGTGGCGGCTGTGAGCTGGCGTTGATGTGCGACTTCATCCTGGCTGGCGACAATGCGAAGTTCGGCCAGCCGGAAATCAACCTCGGCGTGTTGCCGGGCATGGGCGGTACCCAGCGCCTGACCCGTGCCGTGGGCAAGGCCAAGGCCATGGAAATGTGCCTGAGCGGGCGTTTGATCGATGCCGTGGAAGCGGAGCGTTGCGGCATCGTGGCGCGTATCGTGCCGAGCGATGAACTGCTGGATGAAGCGCTGAAAGTCGCGGCGCTGATCGCCAAGAAGTCGCTGCCGATCGCGATGATGGTCAAGGAAAGCGTCAACCGTGCCTTTGAAGTGAGCCTGGCTGAAGGCGTGCGCTTTGAGCGCCGGGTGTTCCATGCGGCGTTTGCGACGCAGGATCAGAAGGAAGGGATGGCGGCGTTCATTGCCAAGCGGGAAGCCGAGTTCCAAGGTAAGTAA